From Primulina tabacum isolate GXHZ01 chromosome 2, ASM2559414v2, whole genome shotgun sequence, one genomic window encodes:
- the LOC142535324 gene encoding protein TRIGALACTOSYLDIACYLGLYCEROL 2, chloroplastic-like has product MVGSATLFVSTSPQVLSPCSITNASGSGSLNLFPCSTANLRHKRKKPFVIKGSAEQNVSSSETKSPLSVIINFTQAMWRQTLRPLSDFGFGRKSVWEGGVGLFIVSGTVLFVLSLAWLRGFQLRSKFRKYLAVFEFDQASGICTGTSVRIRGINVGTVVSVNPSLRSIEAVVEVEDDKIVIPRNSLIEVNQSGLLMETLIDITPREPIPTPSAGPLALGCVEEGLIVCDRQKIKGHQGVSLDALVGIFTRIGREMEDIGVSNAYALAERVSAVIEEAQPLLRKMTAMAEDIEPLLAEVNSSGLLKEVENLTKSLARVSEDVRTAHSSIMTPENKELIQKSIYTLIFTLKNFENISSDILGFTGDEATRRNLKLLIKSLSRLL; this is encoded by the exons ATGGTGGGCAGTGCAACACTTTTTGTTTCAACAAGCCCGCAAGTGTTGTCTCCATGTTCTATCACCAACGCTTCAGGGAGCGGTTCATTGAATTTGTTCCCCTGTTCAACAGCTAATCTGAGGCATAAGAGGAAGAAACCATTTGTTATCAAAGGTTCTGCCGAACAAAATGTGTCGTCTTCTGAAACAAAAAGCCCTCTCTCAGTGATCATCAACTTCACCCAGGCTATGTGGAGGCAAACTTTGAGACCCTTGAGTGATTTCGGTTTCGGTAGAAAAAGCGTATGGGAAGGTGGTGTCGGGTTGTTTATTGTTTCGGGTACGGTTCTGTTTGTGCTTAGCTTGGCTTGGTTGAGGGGGTTCCAATTGCGATCCAAGTTCAGGAAGTATTTGGCAGTTTTTGAGTTTGATCAGGCTAGTGGAATTTGCACCGGAACGTCAGTTAGGATTCGAGGGATAAATGTTGGCACGGTGGTGTCTGTCAATCCATCCTTGCGAAGTATTGAAGCTGTGGTTGAA gttGAAGATGATAAAATTGTAATACCGCGGAATTCATTGATTGAAGTCAATCAGTCTGGTCTGCTGATGGAAACTCTTATTGATATCACCCCACGAGAACCCATTCCAACACCTTCTGCCGGGCCTCTAGCCTTGGGTTGTGTTGAAGAGGGATTAATTGTGTGTGATAGACAAAAGATAAAGGGACACCAAGGGGTGAGTTTGGATGCATTGGTTGGAATCTTTACTCGCATTGGACGTGAAATGGAAGACATTGGCGTATCGAATGCCTATGCGTTAGCTGAGCGAGTTTCTGCCGTGATTGAAGAAGCACAACCACTGCTTAGAAAG ATGACAGCCATGGCTGAAGATATTGAACCTTTACTGGCTGAAGTTAATAGTAGTGGTTTGCTGAAGGAAGTTGAGAATTTAACCAAAAGCCTTGCACGGGTTTCTGAGGATGTGAG AACGGCGCATTCATCGATTATGACTCCAGAAAACAAGGAACTAATTCAGAAGTCTATTTATACCTTAATTTTCACTCTAAAGAACTTTGAG AATATAAGCTCGGATATATTGGGATTCACTGGGGATGAAGCCACACGAAGGAACTTGAAGTTGCTCATTAAGTCACTCAGCAGGCTGCTGTGA
- the LOC142537836 gene encoding LOW QUALITY PROTEIN: cleavage stimulating factor 64-like (The sequence of the model RefSeq protein was modified relative to this genomic sequence to represent the inferred CDS: inserted 1 base in 1 codon; deleted 1 base in 1 codon), translating to MAAAPQSQHRCVFVGNIPYDATEEQLIQICEEVGPVVSFRLVTDRETGKLKGYGFCEYKDEETALSARRNLQGYEINGRQLRVDFAENDKNADKNREQGRGNTSIDSNIDPQKQVGGPVALGDLNLYRPLGDSVAMAAATVMAGVIGAAQTANSADQIGLQTQALSCIDPLTRHLAKMSRNQLTEIMAELKAMATQNKEEARQVLLAIPNLPKALFQAQIMLGMVSPQMLQMANISQPSAQSMQHLVQSGQTLPGLPPLPQNKPHFGLLPASRESQMSVSAPKQYAPLHXVPTQSQIQHSQLMQNQIPHQAQLLVQSGVSSLPSVRPQLSGGLSVRPQIHVPISSSLNQQAQPSMSRQSISSAMLESKDSKGLALSSLEKVIIVNNNQDQVIRAPKLVKLNDGRGTSLSEDANMHMQVSAASQMVDLSGKQIFQAEESSKSEKQASKMQLPLDVDSALLEQVLNLTPEQLSSLPPDQQQQVIQLQKMLRQAA from the exons ATGGCTGCCGCTCCTCAATCTCAGCATCGCTGCGTATTTG TGGGGAACATACCTTATGATGCGACTGAAGAGCAGCTCATTCAAATATGCGAGGAAGTCGGTCCTGTTGTTTCTTTCAG ATTAGTTACTGATAGAGAAACTGGGAAACTGAAGGGTTATGGATTTTGTGAATATAAGGATGAAGAGACAGCTTTAAGTGCTCGTCGGAATCTTCAGGGATATGAGATAAATGGTCGGCAGCTAAGAGTTGACTTTGCTGAGAATGACAAGAATGCTGACAAGAACCGAGAGCAG GGTAGAGGTAATACCAGTATTGATTCAAATATTG ACCCTCAAAAACAAGTTGGAGGCCCAGTGGCACTTGGGGATCTGAATCTTTACAGGCCATTGGGTGATTCTGTTGCCATGGCTGCTGCAACTGTCATGGCTGGAGTCATTGGAGCTGCTCAGACTGCTAACTCAGCTGATCAGATCGGGTTGCAAACTCAGGCCCTATCGTGCATTGATCCTTTGACTCGGCATTTGGCCAAAATGTCTAGGAACCAGTTAACAGAGATTATGGCTGAACTAAAG GCAATGGCTACACAAAATAAAGAAGAGGCCCGGCAGGTCTTACTTGCCATCCCGAACTTGCCAAAAGCTCTTTTTCAG GCCCAGATAATGCTTGGGATGGTTTCTCCGCAAATG TTGCAGATGGCAAATATTAGCCAACCCTCTGCCCAATCAATGCAACATTTAGTGCAGAGTGGTCAAACtcttcctggattgcctccccTTCCACAGAACAAACCACATTTTGGTTTGTTG CCAGCTTCACGTGAAAGTCAAATGTCTGTTAGTGCACCAAAGCAGTATGCTCCGCTAC ATGTGCCTACACAATCTCAGATTCAACATTCACAACTAATGCAAAACCAAATTCCACATCAAGCTCAACTGCTTGTGCAATCTGGAGTTTCATCCCTTCCGTCTGTTCGTCCACAGTTATCGGGTGGCCTGTCAGTCAGACCACAAATTCATGTGCCAATTTCCTCTTCATTGAACCAACAAGCGCAACCTTCAATGTCACGACAG TCTATATCCTCAGCTATGTTAGAGAGCAAGGATTCGAAAGGGCTTGCTTTGAGTTCATTGGAGAAAGTGATAATTGTGAATAATAACCAAGATCAAGTGATTAGAGCACCTAAACTGGTGAAATTGAATGATGGAAGGGGTACCTCTTTATCAGAAGACGCAAATATGCATATGCAAGTTTCTGCAGCATCCCAAATGGTTGATCTTTCCGGAAAACAAATTTTCCAAGCAGAAGAATCTTCAAAGTCTGAGAAGCAAGCCTCTAAG ATGCAACTTCCCCTCGATGTAGATTCTGCGTTACTTGAGCAAGTGCTAAATCTGACCCCGGAGCAGCTGAGTTCCCTGCCGCCAGATCAGCAGCAGCAAGTTATTCAACTCCAGAAGATGCTCCGGCAAGCTgcatga
- the LOC142535314 gene encoding vacuolar-sorting receptor 6-like — MASFLTLVILAVFQYVDARFVVEKSSVSLVSPYDLRSKHDAAIANFGVPDYGGYMFGTLRYPESSQAMGCSPFDGDKPFKFNSSRPTILLLERGDCYFALKVWNGQQAGAAAVLVADIIDEPLLTMDSPEESSDANEYVEKIGIPSALIDRSFGDTLKDALKRGTEEVVLKIDWTESMPHPDQRVEYELWTNSNDECGIRCDEQMDFIKNFKGHAQILEKGGYTQFTPHYITWYCPEPFLETRQCKSQCINRGRYCAPDPEQDFREGYEGKDVVFENLRQLCVHRVANESKRPWVWWDYVTDFHIRCSMKEKKYSKECAEKVIKSLDLPMEKMNKCMGDTEADSENEVLKAEQHLQVGHGSRGDVTILPTMLINDVQYRGKLESGAILKAICAGFKETTDPPICLSTDIETNECLENNGGCWQDPASNVTACKDTFRGRVCECPLVNGVQYQGDGYSSCQGVGAGRCWMNNGGCWSDTKEGITFSACIEAEVSGCKCPPGFRGDGHKCEDVDECKENLACQCDGCSCKNTWGGFQCSCKGISKIYIKEQDTCIERSNTKVGRFITLSVIAVVLSVGVAGYIFYRYRLRSYMDKEIMAIMSQYMPLDNNQNQNQVVHHQDEPLRSV; from the exons ATGGCTTCTTTCTTGACGCTGGTGATACTGGCCGTGTTTCAGTATGTGGACGCAAGATTTGTGGTGGAGAAGAGCAGTGTAAGCCTGGTGTCTCCCTACGATTTGCGGTCAAAGCACGATGCAGCTATTGCTAACTTTGGAGTTCCTGATTATGGTGGATACATGTTCGGCACTCTCCGTTATCCTGAATCGTCCCAAGCCATGGGATGTTCTCCTTTCGATGGTGACAAGCCCTTCAAATTTAACTCCTCTCGCCCCACCATTCTTCTTCTCGAGCGTGGTGATTGCTACTTTGCATTGAAGGTGTGGAACGGGCAGCAAGCTGGCGCAGCGGCTGTTTTAGTGGCTGACATAATAGACGAACCTCTGCTCACCATGGATTCTCCTGAGGAGAGCTCCGATGCCAATGAATACGTAGAGAAGATCGGAATCCCTTCTGCTTTGATCGACCGGTCCTTCGGCGACACACTCAAGGATGCCCTGAAGAGAGGTACTGAGGAGGTGGTGTTGAAGATAGACTGGACGGAGTCCATGCCTCATCCAGATCAAAGGGTCGAATACGAGCTGTGGACAAACAGCAACGACGAATGTGGAATCCGTTGCGATGAACAGATGGATTTCATCAAGAATTTCAAGGGACACGCTCAAATACTGGAGAAAGGAGGTTACACACAATTCACACCTCACTACATAACATGGTACTGCCCCGAGCCTTTTCTAGAGACCAGACAGTGCAAGTCTCAGTGCATAAATCGAGGGAGATATTGCGCGCCCGACCCAGAACAGGATTTCAGGGAGGGGTACGAAGGAAAAGATGTCGTGTTCGAGAACTTAAGGCAGCTCTGCGTGCACAGAGTTGCGAATGAGAGCAAGAGGCCATGGGTGTGGTGGGATTATGTCACTGATTTCCATATCAGGTGCTCCATGAAGGAAAAGAAGTACAGCAAAGAATGTGCAGAGAAAGTCATCAAATCACTCG ATCTCCCAATGGAGAAGATGAACAAGTGCATGGGAGACACCGAAGCCGACAGCGAAAATGAAGTCCTGAAAGCAGAGCAACATCTTCAGGTCGGACACGGATCGCGTGGTGATGTTACAATCTTACCAACGATGCTCATAAATGATGTTCAATACAGAG GTAAGTTGGAGAGCGGCGCAATATTGAAGGCCATATGTGCTGGGTTTAAGGAGACCACTGATCCTCCTATTTGTTTGAGCACAG ATATTGAGACTAATGAGTGCCTCGAGAACAATGGTGGGTGTTGGCAGGATCCAGCATCAAATGTCACTGCCTGTAAG GACACATTTAGGGGAAGAGTTTGTGAGTGCCCATTGGTGAATGGTGTTCAATATCAAGGAGATGGATATTCATCTTGTCAAG GTGTTGGAGCTGGAAGGTGTTGGATGAACAACGGAGGTTGCTGGTCTGATACCAAAGAAGGGATCACATTCTCAGCCTGCATA GAAGCTGAAGTATCAGGCTGCAAGTGTCCTCCTGGTTTTAGAGGGGATGGTCACAAATGTGAAG ATGTGGATGAATGCAAGGAAAACCTGGCCTGTCAGTGTGATGGCTGCAGCTGTAAGAATACATGGGGTGGATTTCAATGCAGCTGTAAGGGGATCAGCAAAATCTACATAAAGGAACAAGACACCTGTATTG AAAGGAGTAATACAAAAGTGGGGCGATTCATTACCTTGTCGGTGATAGCGGTAGTATTGAGTGTTGGAGTTGCTGGTTACATATTCTACAGATACAGACTGAGG TCGTATATGGACAAGGAGATCATGGCTATCATGTCTCAGTACATGCCACTCGACAACAATCAGAATCAAAATCAGGTTGTCCACCACCAAGACGAGCCTCTAAGATCCGTTTAA
- the LOC142535278 gene encoding DNA polymerase eta encodes MPVAKPESSDARVIAHIDMDCFYVQVEQRKQPNLRGQPTAVVQYNSWKGGGLIAVGYEARKFGVKRSMRGDEAKKICPEIQLVQVPVARGKADLSVYRNAGSEVISILSRKGRCERASIDEVYLDLTEAAETMLAEHPNGILELTDEEALKSHVLGLHLDGLNARDCVREWFLMNDGDHRDNLLACGALIVAELRLEVLKETEFTCSAGIAHNKMLAKLTSGMHKPAQQTIVPFSSVKKFLEPLPIKKMKQLGGKLGTSLETELGVSTVGDLLQFSEENLQERCGRNTGTWLWNIARGICGEEVEGRLLPKSHGSGKTFPGPQALKTLSSVQKWLNELCEELSERLQSDLEQNKRIAHTLTLHASAYKLNDSESLKKFPSKSCPLRYGTNKIQEDSLSLFHTGLREYIGIYNVKAKGSNQHEWAITGLSVSASKIVAIPSGTNSITKYFHNEDENFTSRKESDYVFTNDAASLSSSGHGSLVQLHLAGSELDPCEDEAKTQQDMPGLYPKENETEVSKDSVFGTKFTDNQPLSFFRMKEQKERLKEEILLPPSLAGVQSWVGSKPTQSKMEFVAEGSGLSVKSGKQKRKFDTEKRTTPSILRFFHSNDEASSSSDIGATTDGCKCNLGEDVLRRSNSWNYKSDEIDPVVLNELPPEIQAEVRASLLQPQTQAKTVKKGSSIVHYFLPTKNS; translated from the exons ATGCCGGTGGCAAAACCAGAATCATCGGATGCAAGGGTCATCGCCCACATCGACATGGACTGCTTCTATGTTCAAG TTGAGCAGCGTAAACAGCCAAATCTAAGAGGTCAACCCACTGCCGTCGTACAATACAACTCCTGGAAAGGTGGAGGGCTTATTGCTGTGGGTTATGAAGCCCGTAAATTTGGGGTTAAACG TTCAATGAGAGGCGATGAAGCAAAGAAAATATGTCCTGAAATTCAGCTTGTCCAAGTTCCTGTGGCTCGTGGGAAAGCGGATTTGAGTGTGTATCGAAATGCTGGTTCAGAG GTCATATCTATTCTCTCCAGGAAAGGTCGATGTGAGCGTGCTTCTATTGATGAAGTGTATCTTGATCTTACTGAAGCCGCAGAAACAATGTTAGCTGAACACCCCAATGGAATTTTGGAGCTAACTGATGAAGAAGCACTTAAGTCACATGTGTTGGGGCTTCATTTG GATGGCCTCAACGCTAGAGATTGTGTGAGGGAATGGTTTCTTATGAATGATGGTGATCATCGTGATAACTTGTTAGCATGTGGAGCCCTTATTGTTGCAGAACTCAGACTGGAAGTTTTGAAAGAGACTGAATTTACATGTTCTGCGGGCATTGCTCATAATAAG ATGCTGGCAAAATTAACAAGTGGTATGCATAAGCCTGCTCAACAAACCATTGTGCCCTTCTCATCTGTAAAGAAGTTTCTTGAACCTCTTCCCATAAAGAAAAT GAAACAGCTTGGCGGAAAGCTTGGAACTTCTCTGGAAACTGAACTTGGTGTGAGTACTGTTGGAGATCTACTGCAGTTTTCAGAGGAGAACCTGCAAGAACGCTGTGGAAGAAATACTGG TACTTGGTTATGGAATATTGCAAGAGGGATCTGCGGAGAAGAAGTTGAGGGTCGCCTTCTTCCCAAAAGTCATGGTTCTGGGAAGACATTTCCTGGACCTCAGGCTCTTAAAACTCTCTCGTCT GTTCAAAAGTGGCTCAATGAGCTTTGTGAAGAACTAAGTGAGCGGCTGCAATCTGATCTAGAACAGAATAAACGGATCGCTCATACTCTCACACTGCATGCAAGTGCATATAAG TTGAATGACTCtgaatcattaaaaaaatttccctCAAAGTCCTGTCCATTAAGGTATGGGACTAACAAGATTCAAGAGGACTCTCTCAGCTTATTTCATACTGGTTTGCGTGAATACATTGGCATATACAATGTCAAAGCGAAGGGAAGCAACCAACATGAGTGGGCAATAACTGGTCTCTCAGTGTCAGCCAGTAAAATTGTTGCAATACCATCT GGGACCAACTCAATTACGAAATATTTCCACAATGAAGATGAAAATTTTACCTCCAGAAAAGAATCAGATTATGTATTCACCAATGATGCAGCATCTTTATCGTCCTCAG GTCATGGAAGCTTGGTACAATTACATTTAGCTGGTTCAGAGCTAGACCCTTGTGAGGATGAAGCAAAGACTCAGCAGGACATGCCTGGTTTGTATCCGAAAGAAAATGAAACAGAAGTTAGCAAG GATTCAGTTTTTGGCACAAAATTTACAGATAACCAGCCATTATCTTTCTTCCGAATGAAAGAACAAAAAGAAAGgctcaaagaagaaattttgtTGCCACCATCCTTAG CAGGTGTTCAGAGCTGGGTCGGATCAAAACCTACGCAGTCTAAAATGGAATTTGTAGCGGAAGGAAGTGGACTTAGTGTGAAATCAGGGAAACAGAAAAGGAAGTTTGACACAGAAAAG AGAACTACCCCATCAATCTTGAGATTTTTCCATAGCAATGACGAAGCATCCTCTTCCTCTG ATATTGGGGCCACAACTGATGGATGCAAATGCAATTTAGGGGAAGATGTACTAAGAAGAAGTAATTCATGGAATTACAAGAGTGATGAAATAGACCCCGTCGTCTTGAATGAGTTACCGCCGGAAATACAAGCAGAAGTGCGTGCTTCGCTTCTTCAGCCACAAACTCAGGCGAAAACTGTGAAAAAGGGTTCCAGTATTGTTCATTATTTTTTACCAACCAAAAACTCCTga